One window of Pseudacidobacterium ailaaui genomic DNA carries:
- a CDS encoding Cof-type HAD-IIB family hydrolase has translation MADFPHQVAPPIKLIAIDIDGTLLPSSGTAISERNRQALRHAESAGLEIVIATGRRQAYATPLLAPLGLKPETVLITSNGSVTRTLSGERLEHAWLPIETARDLCGVLRQFGGTTVFTFDRNGKGELVLESLVQLHSRIAAWVEANLPWIEEVRPLEDAFATGEAPVQGMVCGTVEEMNKVQQWLASSAYAKRIELHQTQYPARNLSILDILPPGCSKGVALKKLADSRGIKREEIMAIGDNLNDLEMLECSGNPVLMANASPSLLAIGKERGWDIAPANDDDGVAVILERILCHTSVVK, from the coding sequence ATGGCCGATTTTCCTCACCAGGTTGCCCCTCCCATCAAACTGATTGCAATTGATATTGATGGCACATTACTGCCATCCTCGGGAACCGCGATCAGTGAGCGGAACAGGCAGGCCCTGCGTCATGCAGAAAGTGCGGGCCTGGAAATCGTGATCGCTACCGGAAGACGCCAGGCTTACGCCACCCCATTGCTGGCACCGCTGGGGTTGAAGCCGGAAACGGTCCTGATTACTTCGAACGGCTCCGTGACCCGTACTTTGTCCGGAGAACGCCTTGAGCATGCATGGCTTCCGATAGAAACAGCGCGTGATCTTTGTGGAGTTTTACGGCAGTTTGGCGGGACTACCGTTTTTACCTTTGACCGTAATGGAAAGGGGGAGCTCGTCCTGGAGTCGCTGGTCCAATTGCATTCACGCATTGCGGCCTGGGTAGAGGCCAACCTTCCCTGGATCGAAGAAGTGCGGCCGCTGGAGGATGCCTTTGCGACGGGAGAAGCTCCTGTACAGGGAATGGTGTGCGGCACAGTGGAAGAGATGAACAAAGTGCAGCAATGGCTGGCTTCCAGCGCTTATGCAAAACGAATTGAGCTGCATCAGACACAATATCCTGCACGCAACCTGAGCATCCTGGACATTCTCCCTCCCGGCTGCTCGAAGGGAGTGGCCCTGAAGAAACTGGCTGACTCCCGTGGGATAAAAAGAGAAGAGATCATGGCCATCGGTGATAACCTGAATGACCTTGAAATGCTGGAGTGTTCGGGAAATCCAGTGCTGATGGCCAATGCCTCGCCTTCTCTGCTCGCAATCGGGAAGGAGCGGGGATGGGACATCGCCCCCGCGAATGACGATGACGGAGTGGCGGTCATCCTGGAACGGATACTTTGTCATACAAGCGTGGTAAAGTGA
- a CDS encoding YggS family pyridoxal phosphate-dependent enzyme: MSLQQIISDRLQHLYDQIGAACRRAGRDPDTVQLMAVSKTHPAEAMAAAYAAGIRIFGENRVQEFQQKSSDLKAFGINIAGTRKDGGDQAEVHLIGHLQSNKAARAVEVFSAVDTVDSLRIAQRLNEAAARLHRQVPILLEIKLSEEPTKTGLLPHSRELADLLERLPAMDHLTLHGLMTVAPLDGNPDTARRCFRNLRQLRDAWAAQYPQLDFSQLSMGMSGDFEIAIEEGSTMVRIGSAIFGQRQGPVKLSA, translated from the coding sequence ATGTCCCTGCAGCAAATAATTTCTGATCGTCTGCAACATCTTTATGACCAGATCGGGGCGGCCTGCCGCCGCGCCGGCCGCGATCCTGACACGGTACAGTTGATGGCGGTCTCCAAAACACATCCTGCCGAGGCCATGGCTGCGGCCTATGCGGCGGGCATTCGGATTTTTGGAGAAAACAGGGTGCAGGAGTTTCAACAGAAATCCTCTGATTTAAAAGCTTTCGGCATCAACATCGCCGGAACCAGGAAGGACGGAGGCGACCAGGCAGAAGTCCATTTGATTGGCCATCTACAGTCCAACAAAGCGGCAAGGGCCGTGGAAGTTTTCTCTGCTGTGGACACGGTAGACTCGCTTCGGATTGCCCAGCGGCTGAATGAGGCCGCTGCCAGACTCCACAGACAGGTCCCGATACTGCTTGAAATCAAGCTCAGTGAAGAACCTACCAAGACCGGCCTGCTTCCCCATTCGCGCGAACTGGCAGATCTGCTGGAACGACTGCCAGCAATGGACCATCTGACGCTGCATGGCCTGATGACGGTCGCCCCGCTGGATGGAAACCCCGACACGGCACGTCGCTGCTTTCGAAACCTGCGGCAGTTGCGCGATGCGTGGGCCGCGCAGTATCCACAACTTGACTTCAGCCAGCTTTCCATGGGTATGTCGGGAGACTTTGAGATTGCGATTGAAGAAGGATCCACGATGGTCCGTATCGGCTCCGCCATCTTTGGGCAGAGACAAGGACCAGTCAAGCTATCCGCTTAG
- a CDS encoding tyrosine-protein phosphatase, whose amino-acid sequence MIDIHHHLLFGLDDGAADMETSLAMAEMAAKDGITHIVCTPHANDRYRFNPDVNQERLAVLREHLNGRMTLGLGCDFHLSYDNIEDALKNPAKYTINQKKYLLVEFADLMIPATIHEVFYEMGVQGLCPIITHPERNFTIQRHPERMVPWLREGCLVQITASSLTGRFGRTAQSMAFNFLDRNWVHFIASDAHNLSSRPPVMSEAYRVIEQRYGKETAERLCVTNPKAAFDGSALPVQPEPVGLHDELDAKPKKGFFSRLFASK is encoded by the coding sequence ATGATTGATATTCATCATCACTTGTTGTTTGGCCTGGACGATGGGGCCGCAGACATGGAGACCTCGTTGGCAATGGCTGAAATGGCCGCCAAGGACGGCATTACACACATTGTCTGCACTCCGCATGCAAATGACAGATATCGCTTTAATCCTGATGTAAACCAGGAACGCCTTGCAGTCTTACGCGAACATCTGAATGGCAGGATGACGCTCGGCCTGGGCTGCGATTTTCATCTGTCGTATGACAATATCGAGGACGCACTGAAGAATCCTGCCAAGTACACCATCAACCAAAAAAAATATCTTCTTGTTGAGTTTGCAGACCTGATGATTCCAGCAACCATCCATGAGGTGTTTTATGAGATGGGTGTGCAGGGTCTTTGCCCCATCATCACACATCCTGAGCGGAACTTTACTATCCAGCGCCACCCGGAACGGATGGTCCCCTGGCTGCGAGAGGGCTGTCTGGTACAGATTACGGCCTCCTCCCTGACGGGGCGTTTTGGACGTACTGCGCAATCCATGGCTTTTAATTTTCTTGACAGGAACTGGGTCCACTTCATCGCCAGTGATGCGCATAATCTTAGTTCGCGTCCTCCGGTCATGAGTGAGGCATATAGAGTGATTGAGCAACGGTATGGGAAAGAGACCGCCGAACGGCTGTGTGTAACAAACCCGAAAGCGGCCTTTGATGGATCGGCTTTGCCAGTTCAGCCCGAGCCAGTGGGGCTCCATGATGAGCTGGACGCAAAGCCCAAAAAGGGTTTTTTCAGCCGGTTGTTTGCTTCCAAATGA
- a CDS encoding YbhB/YbcL family Raf kinase inhibitor-like protein encodes MLWVAMHTSASAGLTVVSQDFPDHGAIPQKFTCDGENLPPQISIADVPSKTLGLALIMEDPDAPGGTFTHWIVFHLPAQVRLLSQETVSQGARQGRNDFDKTGYGGPCPPPGRAHHYLFHVYALDRQIELPDGATRKDLEQAMKGHVLAEGSLTGLYGRRQ; translated from the coding sequence ATGCTTTGGGTTGCCATGCACACTTCGGCCAGTGCTGGATTGACTGTGGTCAGCCAGGATTTTCCTGACCATGGTGCGATTCCGCAGAAATTTACCTGCGATGGAGAGAATCTTCCTCCGCAGATCTCCATAGCAGATGTCCCTTCCAAAACCCTGGGCCTGGCGCTCATCATGGAAGACCCGGACGCTCCCGGAGGAACATTTACCCACTGGATCGTATTTCATCTGCCCGCGCAGGTCCGGCTGTTGTCACAAGAAACTGTTTCCCAAGGAGCGAGGCAAGGAAGAAATGATTTTGACAAGACCGGGTACGGAGGGCCGTGTCCTCCGCCTGGTCGGGCGCACCACTACCTTTTTCATGTTTATGCATTGGACCGGCAGATTGAATTGCCCGATGGTGCGACCAGAAAAGATTTAGAACAGGCGATGAAGGGGCATGTTCTGGCAGAAGGGAGTCTGACCGGGCTTTACGGCCGCAGACAATAG
- the recO gene encoding DNA repair protein RecO: MVHQQEAVVLRTWPVHEADLIVSLFTRGHGKIKGIAKAASKSRRRFGGALEPMTCVVANYAIRPRQELVRLDSCEIITSPLSRAVDYTRAAALAFYSEVLEECLPDYDPQDAVFRLVHSVLEHTTTTNVWMPVTYFALWMLRLMGWMPDILHCTVGGEPFVGRPAYWHAQADGLVCAQHKRLASSVLSAPSQAMAVRIFHRPLAAFTQENWSSACGVDLRRFAVQALERHLERKLTSARVLMKLSG; this comes from the coding sequence ATGGTTCATCAGCAGGAAGCCGTCGTTCTTCGCACGTGGCCAGTGCATGAGGCCGACCTTATCGTCTCTCTTTTTACCCGCGGACACGGAAAGATAAAGGGCATCGCTAAAGCGGCCAGCAAAAGCCGTCGCCGCTTTGGCGGGGCACTGGAGCCAATGACCTGCGTCGTGGCCAATTACGCGATTCGGCCCAGGCAGGAACTGGTCCGGCTGGATTCGTGCGAGATTATCACATCTCCTCTTTCCAGAGCAGTAGACTACACTCGTGCCGCCGCACTGGCTTTCTATTCCGAGGTGCTTGAAGAGTGCCTGCCCGATTACGACCCGCAGGATGCTGTTTTTCGACTCGTGCATTCTGTTCTGGAGCACACAACCACAACAAATGTCTGGATGCCGGTGACGTATTTTGCACTCTGGATGTTGCGCCTGATGGGGTGGATGCCCGACATTCTGCACTGCACAGTCGGGGGCGAGCCCTTCGTCGGGCGGCCGGCATACTGGCATGCGCAAGCTGATGGTCTGGTGTGTGCGCAGCACAAAAGGCTGGCGAGTTCGGTGTTATCTGCTCCGTCACAGGCCATGGCCGTCCGCATTTTCCATCGTCCTCTGGCCGCATTCACTCAGGAGAACTGGTCTTCGGCGTGCGGGGTTGATTTACGTCGATTTGCCGTGCAGGCACTGGAGCGGCACCTGGAGCGCAAGCTTACCTCGGCCCGGGTCCTGATGAAGCTAAGCGGATAG
- a CDS encoding UDP-N-acetylmuramate dehydrogenase: MRVLENVPLAPYTTFGIGGPARWFVEAHHEDEVVEAVRFAREHATPLFVLGGGSNLLVSDEGFPGLILHILLKGIEQNGRNFSVAAGEEWDAFVTTAVSQNYAGVECLAGIPGSVGGTPVQNVGAYGQEVSSTIRCVRAFDCEQNRFVALGRDDCHFGYRRSIFNTQARGRYIVTRVEYDLIPDGYPTVSYKDLKQYFEDWTTMPSLGQVSAAVREIRHRKGMLLVAGEPDAKSAGSFFKNPIITPDHFEQIVVQTGGANVPGYPTEGGQIKIPAAWLLEQTGFHKGHVHGRAGISSRHSLALINRNGASAGEIIALRDRIVAAVEQKFGIRLEPEPVWVG, from the coding sequence ATGCGTGTCCTTGAAAACGTTCCTCTGGCCCCATACACGACCTTTGGGATTGGCGGTCCGGCGCGTTGGTTTGTGGAAGCCCATCACGAAGACGAGGTTGTAGAGGCAGTCCGGTTTGCCCGGGAACATGCCACCCCGCTTTTTGTGTTGGGCGGAGGGAGCAATCTGCTGGTAAGCGACGAGGGATTTCCCGGTCTTATCCTGCATATTTTGCTTAAAGGAATCGAACAAAACGGCAGGAATTTTTCCGTTGCTGCCGGAGAAGAATGGGACGCCTTTGTAACCACTGCGGTCTCACAGAACTATGCAGGCGTGGAATGCCTTGCCGGAATTCCGGGAAGTGTAGGAGGAACGCCAGTGCAGAATGTAGGCGCTTACGGACAAGAAGTTTCCAGTACCATCCGTTGCGTTCGGGCCTTTGATTGTGAACAAAACCGGTTTGTGGCCCTAGGCCGGGATGACTGCCATTTTGGTTATCGCCGCAGCATCTTCAACACCCAGGCCCGAGGCCGCTATATCGTCACCCGCGTGGAATATGACTTAATACCTGACGGATATCCAACAGTTTCCTATAAAGACTTAAAGCAATACTTTGAGGATTGGACGACCATGCCTTCCCTGGGACAGGTCAGCGCGGCCGTGCGCGAGATCCGGCACAGGAAAGGAATGTTGCTGGTTGCCGGAGAGCCAGACGCGAAAAGCGCCGGCAGCTTTTTCAAAAACCCCATAATCACGCCGGACCATTTTGAGCAGATCGTGGTCCAAACGGGTGGCGCAAATGTACCGGGTTATCCCACGGAGGGAGGGCAAATCAAAATACCGGCAGCATGGTTGCTGGAACAAACTGGCTTCCATAAAGGTCATGTGCACGGACGCGCCGGCATCTCAAGCCGGCACTCGCTGGCCCTCATCAATCGCAATGGAGCTTCTGCAGGAGAAATCATTGCGTTACGGGACCGCATCGTTGCGGCCGTAGAGCAGAAGTTTGGAATCCGGCTGGAGCCTGAGCCAGTCTGGGTGGGATGA
- a CDS encoding CPCC family cysteine-rich protein: MKQLTRVRCLCCGYKTLARPDSNGLCPVCWWQDDGQDDNDADTVRGTVNGELSLTEARKNFQLYGAAHPQFVPHVRTPEPGEI; the protein is encoded by the coding sequence ATGAAACAACTTACGCGTGTGCGCTGCCTCTGCTGCGGTTATAAGACTCTGGCCAGACCAGATTCGAATGGACTTTGCCCTGTCTGCTGGTGGCAGGACGACGGACAGGATGACAACGATGCTGACACCGTGCGCGGCACAGTCAATGGTGAGCTGAGCCTTACTGAAGCGAGAAAGAACTTTCAGCTCTATGGCGCGGCCCATCCGCAATTTGTTCCACACGTGAGGACACCCGAGCCAGGCGAAATCTGA
- a CDS encoding AI-2E family transporter — MSPFDLKSSSTTAGTALVNWWRAVSLEALCVALLWLVGLWLLHVPLFPVWALIGGLMAFVPNFGGVIALLGPVLSILFSVSGRDMERLGFLLGLYAIIIFVDQILIQPALMKRTARVPVWASILAPIVLGIVIPFWGVLLAPPLLAVIYAFRRPPNAAQERGTAMQR, encoded by the coding sequence ATGTCTCCATTTGACCTAAAAAGCTCAAGCACGACCGCGGGCACGGCCTTAGTGAACTGGTGGCGCGCCGTGTCCCTGGAAGCATTGTGCGTGGCCCTTCTCTGGTTGGTCGGCCTCTGGCTGCTACACGTTCCGCTTTTTCCCGTATGGGCGCTCATCGGCGGACTGATGGCCTTTGTCCCTAATTTTGGTGGCGTCATCGCCCTGCTGGGCCCTGTATTAAGCATCCTGTTCAGTGTCAGTGGCCGGGACATGGAGCGGCTGGGCTTTCTTCTCGGGCTTTATGCCATCATTATCTTTGTAGATCAAATCTTGATCCAGCCAGCGCTGATGAAGCGCACAGCCCGTGTTCCCGTCTGGGCATCCATCCTTGCACCCATTGTGCTGGGAATCGTGATCCCTTTCTGGGGAGTATTGCTGGCGCCTCCGCTGCTGGCCGTCATTTATGCCTTCCGCAGACCCCCGAATGCGGCACAGGAGCGTGGAACCGCCATGCAAAGATGA
- a CDS encoding threonine synthase, with protein sequence MASITCFECSRCRNQVSADSYKTVCPSCAGPLYVRYDISALQKTAVRPVEGGNQSMWRYASVLPDVDPVTLGEGWTPILRSRRFAHLYLKEEATNPTGTFKARGMAMAVSMARHYGLKKLAAPSAGNAAGALAAYAAAAGIEAHIFMPKDVPLANYLEGVAYGANVTLVDGLISDCARIVQERKEKEGWFDVSTLKEPFRVEGKKTMGYELVEQLGWTYPDAVFYPTGGGVGLIGMWKAFEEMEQLGWVRGKRPEMIAVQASGCAPVSRAFQQGAKTSQMFENASTFASGLRVPKPYGDFMILDIVRSSGGTVVDLPDEKILASLLDWSRHEGLLLSPEGAAATAAYDFLIETGFLRPDDRVVIFNTGSGLKYVDLIADAMGIRRNEVKTLPQRTPVGGIITPQ encoded by the coding sequence ATGGCATCTATTACATGCTTCGAATGCTCCCGTTGCCGAAATCAGGTGTCCGCAGACAGCTACAAGACAGTCTGCCCTTCCTGCGCCGGACCGCTTTATGTTCGCTATGACATATCAGCCTTGCAAAAGACGGCCGTTCGTCCAGTCGAGGGCGGAAACCAAAGCATGTGGCGTTATGCCAGTGTCCTTCCAGACGTCGATCCGGTAACTCTGGGTGAAGGCTGGACCCCGATCCTGCGGAGCCGCCGATTTGCACATCTGTATCTTAAGGAAGAAGCGACCAATCCAACCGGGACTTTCAAGGCCCGCGGTATGGCGATGGCTGTTTCGATGGCCCGTCATTACGGATTAAAGAAGCTGGCTGCCCCTTCGGCCGGAAACGCCGCCGGAGCTCTGGCAGCTTACGCTGCAGCGGCTGGTATCGAGGCACACATTTTCATGCCCAAAGATGTACCTTTGGCCAACTATCTGGAGGGCGTCGCCTACGGAGCCAATGTGACTCTGGTGGACGGCCTTATCTCTGACTGTGCTCGAATCGTCCAGGAACGCAAGGAAAAGGAGGGTTGGTTCGATGTTTCTACACTCAAGGAGCCATTCCGCGTTGAAGGCAAAAAAACCATGGGATACGAGCTGGTAGAACAGCTTGGCTGGACCTATCCGGACGCTGTTTTTTATCCCACGGGCGGCGGGGTCGGGCTTATCGGCATGTGGAAGGCCTTTGAAGAGATGGAGCAGCTTGGCTGGGTGCGCGGCAAGCGCCCGGAAATGATTGCTGTCCAGGCCAGCGGATGTGCCCCGGTCTCCCGTGCATTCCAACAGGGCGCAAAAACATCACAAATGTTTGAAAACGCTTCAACTTTTGCTTCCGGTCTTCGCGTGCCGAAACCCTACGGTGACTTCATGATCCTGGACATTGTCCGGTCCTCGGGGGGTACAGTTGTAGACCTTCCCGATGAAAAGATCCTTGCCTCTTTGCTGGACTGGTCCCGGCATGAGGGTCTGCTGCTTTCACCCGAAGGAGCGGCCGCAACAGCTGCCTATGATTTCCTGATAGAAACTGGTTTTTTGCGTCCTGACGACCGCGTTGTGATTTTTAATACGGGGTCTGGTTTGAAATATGTGGACCTGATCGCTGATGCAATGGGCATCCGCCGGAATGAGGTGAAGACTCTGCCCCAGCGGACGCCCGTAGGAGGGATCATTACGCCGCAATAA
- the lpxD gene encoding UDP-3-O-(3-hydroxymyristoyl)glucosamine N-acyltransferase: protein MKLEEIAISLGAEVRGSSDADVLRVSSTKSASPDALVFAEDEAALRQALESSCAAVLVTAELAEKASGKKPLLVLRQPRLGFARAARLLQRQEEGPEVHPTAILAAGVRCGRNVSVGAYAVLEEGVQVGAGTRIGAGAVIGKGVRIGEECRIYPRVVFYPGVTLGNRVVVHAGAVLGADGFGYVRDMETGEYLQFPQQGTLVVEDDVEIGANTTIDRGALEETRILRGVKLDNLVHVGHNVRIGKNVVIAAQTGVSGSSTLGDGAIVGGQVGIADHVEIGEQVILGAQSGIPSRKKLRGPGVVFWGTPARPIREYLKELAVLARLAREK, encoded by the coding sequence ATGAAACTGGAAGAAATTGCCATTTCCCTTGGCGCAGAAGTCCGCGGCAGCAGCGATGCAGATGTGCTGCGCGTTTCCAGCACAAAATCAGCGTCACCGGATGCCCTGGTGTTTGCAGAAGACGAGGCTGCGCTGCGTCAAGCACTCGAATCCTCATGTGCGGCCGTGTTGGTGACAGCAGAGCTGGCGGAGAAAGCCAGTGGGAAAAAGCCTCTCCTTGTTTTACGGCAACCCCGGCTCGGTTTTGCCCGGGCGGCGCGTCTGTTGCAACGGCAGGAAGAGGGACCAGAGGTCCATCCGACAGCCATTCTTGCTGCTGGGGTGCGGTGCGGTCGAAATGTCTCTGTAGGTGCCTATGCAGTGCTGGAGGAGGGGGTGCAGGTAGGAGCAGGGACAAGGATCGGTGCGGGCGCGGTGATTGGAAAGGGCGTGCGAATCGGAGAAGAATGCAGGATTTATCCGCGCGTAGTTTTCTATCCCGGAGTAACACTGGGAAACCGCGTTGTTGTGCATGCGGGAGCAGTTCTGGGTGCAGATGGATTTGGTTATGTGCGGGACATGGAGACCGGCGAATATCTCCAGTTTCCGCAACAAGGGACGCTCGTGGTGGAAGATGATGTTGAGATTGGGGCAAATACCACGATCGATCGGGGGGCCCTGGAGGAGACCCGTATTTTGCGTGGCGTCAAACTCGATAATCTGGTCCACGTGGGACACAATGTCCGAATCGGCAAGAATGTAGTCATTGCGGCGCAAACTGGAGTTTCCGGCAGCAGCACCCTTGGCGACGGCGCAATTGTCGGTGGTCAGGTTGGGATTGCGGACCATGTGGAGATTGGCGAACAGGTGATTCTCGGGGCGCAGTCTGGCATCCCCTCACGCAAAAAGCTCCGTGGTCCGGGGGTCGTCTTCTGGGGAACACCGGCACGCCCCATCAGAGAATATCTGAAAGAGCTTGCGGTACTGGCACGTCTGGCCCGGGAGAAATAA
- a CDS encoding BrxA/BrxB family bacilliredoxin has protein sequence MYPEIMVIPMREELTRAGIKETRTPEEVDAALARPGTTMVVVNSICGCAAGKMRPGVRLALQNSVVPDQSITVFAGQDREATERARSYFEGNPPTSPAIAILRDGKLVYLMQRFMIENNTAQGIAEELARAFNEFCAKATA, from the coding sequence GTGTATCCGGAAATCATGGTCATTCCCATGCGCGAGGAGCTGACCCGCGCTGGCATCAAGGAAACCCGCACTCCAGAGGAAGTGGACGCCGCGCTGGCAAGGCCGGGCACCACCATGGTGGTCGTCAATTCAATCTGTGGTTGTGCCGCAGGCAAAATGCGCCCAGGAGTGAGACTGGCTCTGCAGAATTCCGTTGTTCCTGACCAGTCCATCACTGTATTTGCCGGACAGGACCGTGAGGCAACAGAACGCGCACGCTCTTATTTTGAAGGAAATCCTCCCACGTCGCCTGCGATCGCCATTCTGCGTGATGGCAAATTAGTTTATCTGATGCAGCGCTTCATGATTGAAAATAATACGGCGCAAGGCATCGCCGAGGAGCTTGCCCGCGCCTTCAACGAGTTCTGCGCCAAGGCGACAGCATAA
- the der gene encoding ribosome biogenesis GTPase Der, with protein MKNPVQDSAAPPLIAIVGRPNVGKSTLFNRITGSRRSIVGDEPGITRDRIYGEVEWDGRLARIVDTGGIIPEDEALIPAEIFRQARVALEEAQAIVMVVDGRTELASPDLDLARLLIKTGKPLFLAVNKIDTEALQTAAENFRRLGIQNLVPISAEHGHNIGDLLDQVFSVLHFPEQKQAIAAVQPGHKETLHRTHGEFQQQEIRVAIIGRPNVGKSTLLNALTGSSRAIVSPIAGTTRDAVDEVIEHADQKLRIVDTAGIRRKGKTHLMAEKLSVVMARKHLQAADVALLVIDATEGVTASDATIGGYAHESGRSVILVVNKWDLVTTKRSDGRPPAKRQIFEQQLRNVLKYLDYAPVVFVSAAQGTNVSRVLDAILRVAKERRKRISTSQMNKFLEHVDFERAGVPVSKKMRIYYMTQAAVAPPTFVLFTNRDAKLHFSFERFLENQVRRAFGFEGSPIWFKVKAREKSGQD; from the coding sequence TTGAAAAATCCAGTACAAGATTCCGCCGCACCACCTCTGATTGCCATCGTTGGCAGACCGAATGTTGGCAAGTCCACGCTCTTCAACAGGATCACAGGGTCCCGGCGGTCCATTGTGGGTGATGAACCAGGGATCACGCGCGACCGCATTTATGGAGAGGTAGAATGGGACGGCCGTCTGGCCCGAATTGTTGATACGGGAGGGATCATTCCTGAAGACGAGGCCCTCATTCCAGCAGAAATCTTCCGCCAGGCCCGCGTCGCACTGGAAGAAGCACAGGCCATCGTCATGGTTGTAGACGGCCGGACCGAACTTGCTTCTCCGGACCTGGATCTCGCCCGCCTGCTCATCAAAACAGGAAAGCCGCTCTTCCTTGCTGTCAATAAGATTGATACTGAAGCCTTGCAAACTGCAGCAGAAAATTTCCGCCGTCTGGGTATCCAAAATCTGGTTCCGATATCAGCCGAACATGGCCACAATATCGGCGATCTGCTGGACCAGGTATTTTCTGTTCTTCACTTCCCGGAACAAAAGCAAGCGATTGCTGCTGTTCAACCAGGGCACAAAGAAACTCTGCATCGCACGCATGGCGAGTTCCAGCAGCAGGAGATACGCGTTGCGATCATCGGGCGGCCCAACGTAGGCAAATCTACCCTGCTGAACGCTCTCACTGGCTCTTCGCGCGCCATTGTCTCTCCCATTGCCGGCACAACAAGAGATGCGGTTGATGAGGTGATTGAGCACGCAGATCAAAAGCTGCGCATTGTGGACACAGCAGGTATTCGCCGGAAAGGCAAAACACACCTGATGGCAGAAAAGCTGTCTGTCGTCATGGCGCGTAAGCATCTGCAGGCCGCCGATGTCGCCTTGCTGGTCATTGACGCCACGGAAGGCGTGACTGCGTCGGATGCCACCATTGGGGGCTATGCCCATGAGAGCGGTCGCTCCGTGATTCTTGTGGTCAACAAATGGGACCTTGTAACGACCAAGCGTAGCGACGGAAGGCCTCCGGCGAAACGCCAGATCTTTGAACAGCAGCTGCGCAACGTACTCAAATATCTTGATTACGCGCCAGTGGTCTTTGTCTCAGCCGCTCAGGGAACAAACGTTTCGCGCGTGCTGGATGCAATTCTCCGCGTCGCAAAGGAACGGCGCAAACGCATCTCAACCAGTCAGATGAACAAGTTCCTGGAGCATGTAGATTTTGAACGCGCCGGAGTACCAGTTTCAAAAAAAATGCGCATCTATTACATGACGCAGGCGGCGGTGGCCCCCCCGACCTTCGTGCTCTTCACAAACCGGGATGCGAAACTGCACTTCTCCTTTGAACGCTTTTTAGAAAACCAGGTCCGCAGGGCCTTCGGCTTTGAAGGGTCCCCGATATGGTTCAAGGTCAAGGCAAGGGAGAAAAGCGGACAAGACTAA
- the purQ gene encoding phosphoribosylformylglycinamidine synthase subunit PurQ, whose protein sequence is MKFGVLVFPGSNCDQDTYHVISEIAQKPVTFLWHDSSSLENCDAILVPGGFAYGDYLRTGAIARFSPVMQSVKRFASEGGLVLGICNGFQILCEAGLLPGALMRNAGLRYICKQVYLRTETARSPFTGALQKGDVLKIPIGHMEGNYFCDAETLARLEREDRIAFRYSTAEGEITPEANPNGSLGNIAGVLSEGRNVLGMMPHPDRSAEALLGSSDGYKIFASLIDYLAVREKGSISQELALR, encoded by the coding sequence ATGAAATTCGGCGTGCTCGTATTCCCTGGCTCCAATTGCGATCAGGACACCTATCATGTGATTTCTGAAATCGCGCAAAAACCGGTGACTTTTCTTTGGCATGATTCCTCCAGCCTGGAAAATTGTGATGCCATTCTGGTGCCGGGAGGCTTTGCTTATGGAGACTATCTGCGGACCGGAGCCATCGCGCGTTTTTCTCCTGTCATGCAATCCGTCAAAAGGTTTGCCTCTGAGGGCGGACTGGTATTAGGCATTTGCAACGGATTTCAAATTCTTTGCGAAGCCGGTCTACTGCCGGGTGCTCTGATGCGCAACGCCGGGTTGCGTTATATCTGCAAACAGGTTTACCTGCGCACGGAGACGGCCCGCTCACCCTTCACGGGAGCGCTGCAAAAAGGCGACGTTTTGAAGATTCCAATCGGGCATATGGAAGGGAACTACTTTTGCGATGCCGAAACGCTGGCGAGGCTGGAAAGGGAAGATCGCATTGCTTTCCGCTACAGCACCGCAGAAGGAGAAATTACGCCGGAAGCCAATCCCAATGGGTCGTTGGGGAACATTGCCGGGGTGTTAAGCGAGGGCCGCAATGTGCTGGGCATGATGCCGCACCCTGATCGCTCTGCTGAAGCATTGCTCGGCTCCTCAGACGGGTACAAGATCTTTGCGTCCCTTATCGACTATCTCGCAGTACGGGAAAAAGGTTCCATCTCCCAGGAACTGGCACTTAGATAG